The following coding sequences lie in one Megalodesulfovibrio gigas DSM 1382 = ATCC 19364 genomic window:
- a CDS encoding radical SAM protein has product MATAPFHLMWNMTRRCNFQCRYCYFPHEAAPVEPVVPAGVLLDFLDATGEEWVVGMTGGEPFLYPDFVDLCHELSLRHRISIDTNLSISRLVRDFADRVDPARVHDLYIALHIEERRRKGLVDAFVEDIRLLLERGFHLTVNYVVHPQLVPEFRKDREWFGARGVPITPRPFKGFFDGQEYPNAYNAEARAVFAEFPRAGRKMAFNFQGVPCRGGRTLLRLEPDGQLYRCSGEKRDLGNMLTTPRRLDTDEPCRARRCPCLGPNYVLLSPAQDALLAGLQAMVTGNSTAAREQFLIALSLDPELPAAANNLGVLDWEAGAHEAARARFVQALALDPGADLFVGNLAAALAAHGEHLRAKEMVQRQMDPAWQTILTPLARQLARGEETVGWPRLCVDFVPEHRREAMGIPFRLPVRPGIDME; this is encoded by the coding sequence ATGGCCACTGCCCCTTTTCATCTGATGTGGAACATGACCCGGCGCTGCAACTTCCAGTGCCGGTACTGCTATTTTCCCCACGAAGCCGCCCCGGTGGAGCCTGTGGTGCCGGCCGGCGTGCTGCTGGATTTTCTGGACGCCACCGGCGAGGAGTGGGTGGTGGGCATGACCGGAGGCGAGCCGTTTCTGTATCCGGACTTCGTGGATCTGTGCCACGAGCTGAGTCTGCGGCATCGCATCTCCATCGACACCAACCTGAGCATCTCCAGGCTGGTGCGGGACTTCGCCGACCGGGTGGACCCCGCCCGCGTGCACGATCTGTACATCGCCCTGCACATCGAGGAACGCCGCCGCAAGGGGCTGGTGGATGCCTTTGTGGAGGACATCCGCCTGCTGCTGGAGCGGGGCTTTCACCTGACGGTCAATTATGTGGTCCATCCCCAGCTTGTCCCGGAATTTCGCAAGGACAGGGAATGGTTTGGAGCCAGGGGCGTTCCCATCACCCCACGGCCATTCAAGGGATTTTTTGATGGGCAGGAATACCCCAACGCCTACAATGCCGAGGCCCGGGCCGTGTTTGCCGAGTTTCCCCGCGCCGGCCGCAAAATGGCCTTCAATTTCCAGGGCGTGCCCTGCCGCGGCGGCCGCACCCTGCTGCGATTGGAGCCGGATGGCCAGCTCTACCGGTGCAGCGGCGAAAAACGGGATCTGGGCAACATGCTGACCACCCCACGGCGGCTGGACACGGACGAACCCTGCCGCGCCCGCCGGTGTCCGTGCCTGGGGCCAAACTATGTGCTGCTCTCCCCGGCCCAGGACGCGCTGCTGGCCGGCCTGCAGGCCATGGTGACCGGCAACTCCACGGCCGCCCGCGAACAGTTTCTCATCGCCCTGAGCCTGGACCCCGAGCTGCCGGCCGCGGCCAACAATCTGGGCGTGCTGGACTGGGAAGCCGGAGCGCACGAAGCCGCCCGCGCCCGATTCGTCCAGGCCCTGGCGCTCGATCCCGGCGCCGATCTCTTCGTGGGCAATCTGGCAGCGGCCCTCGCCGCGCACGGCGAGCACCTCCGGGCGAAGGAAATGGTTCAGCGGCAGATGGATCCCGCCTGGCAGACCATCCTCACCCCCCTGGCCAGGCAACTGGCCCGCGGCGAAGAAACCGTTGGCTGGCCGCGGCTGTGCGTGGATTTCGTGCCAGAACACCGCCGCGAGGCCATGGGTATTCCCTTCCGCCTCCCGGTACGACCGGGGATCGATATGGAGTGA
- a CDS encoding Tgt2/MlaC family protein, protein MEDQLRSLVRDVFDFTELTRLCLGVHWKRFSPDQQAQAADAMADLLESTYLGSMKKYENQQVQYGEVVAGERGAVEVRTNVVAGANATPIAYRMRDLGGWKVYDVVIEGVSLVKNYRTQFQEVMLKSSPQELIVKIRERAAASRSAS, encoded by the coding sequence TTGGAAGATCAGCTCCGCAGCCTCGTCCGGGATGTGTTCGATTTCACGGAGCTCACCCGTCTGTGTCTGGGCGTGCACTGGAAGCGGTTCTCCCCGGATCAACAGGCCCAGGCTGCGGACGCCATGGCCGACCTGCTGGAATCCACCTACCTTGGCTCCATGAAAAAATACGAGAACCAGCAGGTGCAATACGGCGAGGTGGTGGCTGGCGAGCGCGGCGCCGTGGAAGTGCGCACCAATGTGGTGGCCGGCGCAAATGCCACGCCCATCGCCTACCGCATGCGGGATCTGGGCGGCTGGAAAGTGTACGATGTGGTCATTGAGGGCGTGAGCCTGGTGAAGAACTACCGCACCCAGTTCCAGGAAGTCATGCTCAAGAGTTCACCGCAGGAACTCATTGTCAAAATCCGGGAACGGGCTGCCGCCTCGCGCAGCGCCTCCTGA
- a CDS encoding SPOR domain-containing protein has translation MKFDLKKNAASAPGGGRPVPPPPGGKRYALEFSRTGLIGFVAVTLLGLVWVFIFGVLVGRGYRPETAVPELARIMPAEQNASKVLADQGVLPPEELEFYDALKKGSNVSPHLPSEQVAGGAANGGTADGMHPSFEDEDLPPAEVVQNLAKASTVNPASAPAASAKHQPAPQQPPAKPTPPKPAPSAPPAAQPPLSDDETGPPGQRYAYVYQAAAFSEAAKADAFKSKMHGLNLKASVQKVEDNGKTWHRVMVHFEGSPEDTRALKEKLRQAGIEKALLRSKKPI, from the coding sequence ATGAAGTTTGACCTGAAAAAAAACGCCGCCTCTGCCCCTGGTGGCGGCAGGCCCGTGCCACCGCCGCCGGGGGGCAAGCGCTACGCCCTGGAATTTTCCCGCACCGGGCTCATCGGCTTTGTGGCTGTGACGCTGCTGGGGCTGGTGTGGGTGTTCATTTTCGGGGTACTGGTGGGCCGGGGCTACCGGCCGGAAACCGCCGTGCCGGAGCTGGCGCGCATCATGCCGGCAGAGCAGAACGCCAGCAAGGTGCTGGCGGACCAGGGCGTGCTGCCGCCCGAAGAGCTGGAGTTCTATGACGCTCTGAAAAAAGGCAGCAATGTCTCGCCCCACCTGCCCAGTGAACAAGTGGCCGGCGGTGCGGCGAACGGCGGCACGGCAGACGGCATGCACCCTTCCTTTGAGGACGAGGATCTGCCGCCGGCGGAAGTGGTGCAGAATTTGGCCAAGGCCAGCACCGTCAATCCTGCGTCTGCCCCTGCGGCCTCGGCCAAACACCAGCCTGCCCCGCAACAGCCGCCAGCCAAACCAACCCCTCCAAAACCGGCGCCTTCGGCTCCTCCGGCGGCGCAACCACCTCTTTCCGATGACGAAACTGGCCCGCCTGGGCAACGGTACGCCTATGTCTACCAGGCCGCAGCCTTCAGCGAGGCCGCCAAGGCAGACGCTTTCAAATCCAAAATGCATGGATTAAATTTGAAAGCCAGCGTTCAGAAGGTGGAAGACAACGGAAAAACATGGCATAGAGTAATGGTACACTTTGAGGGCTCACCCGAAGACACCAGGGCTCTGAAAGAAAAGCTCAGGCAAGCGGGCATTGAAAAAGCCTTGCTTCGATCCAAAAAACCCATCTAA
- a CDS encoding MlaA family lipoprotein, translated as MHTVTRLLPMLLVLAVLTLATECYASQPAPLQNAAAAQTSPPVDTAAPTESDFGFNDGDATVADPLQPWNQFWFGFNDYFYQIVMQPLGKGYNFVTPVVVRSGIRNVFHNLLFPVRFINCILQGKFLGAGVQLSRFVGNTAFGVGGFFNHFDTKPSIVPSYDEDFGQTLASWGVGDGFYLVMPILGPTTLRDGFGITVDLLADPVTYLNPWPLYFGYDPSPFWVEATVRGGERFNKMAFTLDEYDRFKQAAVEPYSAMRDAYIQNRKVEIGR; from the coding sequence ATGCACACCGTTACTCGACTGCTCCCGATGCTGCTGGTGCTCGCCGTCCTGACCCTGGCGACGGAATGCTACGCCAGCCAGCCAGCTCCGCTCCAGAATGCCGCCGCGGCCCAGACGTCGCCCCCCGTGGACACTGCAGCGCCAACCGAAAGCGACTTCGGTTTCAATGACGGCGACGCCACGGTGGCCGACCCGCTGCAGCCTTGGAACCAGTTCTGGTTCGGCTTCAACGACTATTTTTATCAGATCGTCATGCAGCCCCTGGGCAAGGGCTACAATTTCGTCACCCCTGTGGTGGTGCGTTCCGGCATCCGCAACGTCTTTCATAATCTGCTGTTCCCGGTGCGCTTCATCAACTGCATCCTGCAGGGCAAGTTTCTGGGCGCAGGCGTGCAACTGTCGCGCTTTGTGGGCAACACGGCCTTTGGCGTTGGCGGGTTCTTTAATCATTTCGACACAAAGCCGTCCATCGTCCCCTCGTATGACGAGGACTTCGGCCAGACCCTGGCCAGCTGGGGCGTGGGTGACGGCTTCTATCTGGTCATGCCCATCCTCGGCCCCACCACCCTGCGGGACGGCTTCGGCATCACCGTGGACCTGCTGGCCGATCCCGTCACATACCTGAACCCCTGGCCCCTGTACTTCGGCTACGATCCCAGCCCGTTCTGGGTGGAGGCGACTGTCCGCGGCGGCGAGCGGTTCAACAAAATGGCCTTTACGCTGGACGAGTACGATCGCTTCAAGCAGGCTGCCGTGGAGCCGTACAGCGCCATGCGGGATGCCTATATCCAGAACAGGAAAGTGGAAATAGGCCGCTAG
- a CDS encoding pyruvoyl-dependent arginine decarboxylase, with amino-acid sequence MSHSFVPTKAFFTKGIGRHKNKLQSFELALREGGIEKLNLVYVSSILPPNVKILSPEEGIKELHPGQITFCVMARNATDEKGRLVGSSVGIAFPSSHEHYGYISEHHAYGMDAQEIGDFAEDLASTMLASTLGVDFDPETGYDERRQVYLMSGKVIDSISNPCVTTGVAGMWTTTISAVVFLP; translated from the coding sequence ATGAGCCATTCGTTCGTTCCCACCAAGGCCTTTTTCACCAAAGGCATCGGGCGTCATAAGAACAAGTTGCAGTCCTTCGAGCTGGCTTTGCGAGAAGGCGGCATCGAAAAATTGAATCTGGTCTACGTCTCCAGCATCCTGCCGCCCAACGTCAAGATTCTGAGCCCGGAAGAAGGCATCAAAGAACTGCATCCGGGTCAGATCACCTTCTGCGTCATGGCGCGCAACGCCACAGACGAGAAGGGGCGTCTGGTGGGCTCGTCCGTCGGCATCGCGTTCCCTTCCAGCCACGAACATTACGGCTACATTTCCGAGCACCACGCCTACGGGATGGATGCGCAGGAAATTGGGGACTTTGCCGAAGATCTGGCCTCCACCATGCTGGCCTCCACCCTGGGCGTGGATTTCGATCCTGAAACCGGGTACGATGAACGCCGCCAAGTGTACCTCATGAGCGGCAAGGTCATCGACTCCATCTCCAACCCCTGCGTCACCACAGGGGTGGCCGGCATGTGGACCACCACCATTTCTGCCGTGGTCTTCCTGCCGTAG
- the mlaD gene encoding outer membrane lipid asymmetry maintenance protein MlaD, giving the protein MEKYRKETLVGCFVLAGLLCVAYLTINLGRMEVMGGDGYTVRAKFASVAGLRTGADVEVAGVPIGRVAGIALEQETGAAVVSMRINPGVALAEDTIASVKTAGLIGDKYIKLSPGGGDETLTDGGVIAETESAVDLEELISKYIFGNV; this is encoded by the coding sequence ATGGAAAAATACCGCAAAGAAACGCTGGTGGGCTGCTTTGTTCTTGCCGGGCTGCTGTGTGTGGCGTACCTCACCATCAATCTGGGACGCATGGAAGTGATGGGGGGTGATGGCTACACGGTGCGCGCCAAGTTTGCGTCGGTTGCCGGATTGCGCACCGGGGCTGATGTGGAAGTCGCCGGCGTGCCCATTGGCCGGGTTGCCGGCATTGCGTTGGAACAGGAAACCGGCGCGGCCGTCGTCTCCATGCGCATCAATCCTGGCGTGGCTCTTGCTGAAGACACCATAGCCTCTGTAAAAACTGCCGGCCTCATTGGCGACAAGTACATCAAGCTCTCCCCTGGCGGCGGCGACGAGACGCTCACGGATGGCGGTGTGATTGCGGAAACAGAATCCGCCGTTGATCTTGAGGAACTCATCAGCAAGTATATTTTCGGAAATGTGTAG
- the argS gene encoding arginine--tRNA ligase has translation MRARLLLHRLLHEAVTAQGWPWPAKAQIEPPRDPAHGDLAANLAMLLAKEAGKPPRQIAEVLREHLLKDADEIQTVDIAGPGFLNVRFTPAFWQATVLEILDQADAYGAVLLGQGKKVQVEYVSANPTGPLHIGHGRGAALGDSLARLLRKAGYDVTTEYYLNDAGRQMRMLGQSVYRRAQQTADVDLPFLDEGYKGEYIKDIAADVLADHPGLLSMPEDEAVAICQQRAMHDILDGIKKDLQDFRCEHQIWFSEQSLVDDGAVERGLALLREAGHLFEDGGALWFRSTPFGDDKDRVLRKSDGSLTYFASDIAYHADKYARGFDLVVDIWGADHHGYVPRMHAAVQALGKPVSAIQILLVQLVALLRDGEPVAMSTRAGAFDTLSEVVAEVGPDAARFIFLSRKSDAKLDFDLEVVKRQSMDNPVFYVQYAHARVCSVLRKAEEDGRTDLLTAAVDLPALAPLDTPEDMTLLRKLEQFPDVIWTAAEGFSPHHVATWCQETAQALHRHYTQHTVLHAEDPAVALARLALLRATAQAIRNGLQVLGVHAPDRMPSAPAQ, from the coding sequence ATGCGCGCACGTCTCCTCCTCCATCGTCTCCTGCACGAGGCCGTGACTGCCCAGGGCTGGCCCTGGCCGGCCAAGGCCCAGATTGAGCCTCCTCGCGACCCGGCCCATGGCGACCTGGCCGCCAACTTGGCCATGCTCCTGGCCAAGGAGGCCGGCAAGCCGCCCCGGCAGATCGCCGAGGTGCTGCGCGAACACCTCCTCAAGGATGCCGACGAGATCCAGACTGTGGACATCGCCGGCCCGGGATTCCTGAACGTCCGCTTCACCCCTGCCTTCTGGCAGGCCACGGTGCTGGAGATTCTGGACCAGGCCGATGCCTATGGCGCCGTACTCCTGGGCCAGGGCAAGAAGGTGCAGGTGGAATACGTGAGCGCCAACCCCACCGGCCCGCTGCACATCGGCCACGGCCGTGGCGCCGCCCTGGGGGATTCCCTGGCCCGCCTGCTGCGCAAGGCCGGCTACGACGTGACCACCGAATACTATCTGAATGATGCAGGCCGTCAGATGCGCATGCTCGGCCAGTCCGTCTATCGCCGCGCCCAGCAAACCGCCGACGTGGACCTGCCCTTCCTGGATGAAGGCTACAAGGGCGAATACATCAAGGACATCGCCGCGGACGTCCTCGCGGATCATCCCGGCCTGTTGTCCATGCCCGAGGACGAGGCCGTGGCCATCTGCCAGCAGCGGGCCATGCACGACATCCTGGACGGCATCAAGAAGGATCTGCAGGACTTCCGCTGCGAGCACCAGATTTGGTTCTCCGAACAGTCCCTGGTGGACGACGGCGCCGTGGAGCGCGGTCTGGCCCTGCTGCGCGAGGCCGGGCACCTGTTCGAAGACGGCGGCGCGCTGTGGTTCCGCTCCACCCCCTTCGGTGACGACAAGGACCGCGTGCTGCGCAAGTCCGATGGATCGCTGACCTATTTCGCCTCGGACATCGCCTATCACGCGGACAAATACGCCCGCGGCTTCGATCTGGTGGTGGACATCTGGGGTGCGGATCACCACGGGTATGTGCCCCGGATGCACGCCGCGGTGCAAGCCCTGGGCAAGCCGGTCTCGGCCATCCAGATCCTGCTGGTGCAGCTGGTGGCGCTGTTGCGCGACGGCGAACCCGTGGCCATGAGCACCCGGGCCGGCGCCTTCGATACCCTGTCTGAAGTGGTGGCCGAGGTGGGGCCAGACGCCGCCCGCTTCATCTTTCTTTCCCGCAAGTCCGATGCCAAGCTGGATTTCGATCTGGAAGTGGTCAAGCGCCAGAGCATGGACAACCCCGTGTTTTACGTCCAGTATGCGCATGCCCGCGTCTGCTCCGTGCTGCGCAAGGCCGAGGAAGACGGCCGCACGGATCTGCTGACCGCCGCCGTGGATCTGCCGGCCCTGGCTCCCCTGGACACTCCCGAAGACATGACCCTCCTGCGCAAGCTGGAACAGTTTCCCGACGTCATCTGGACGGCGGCCGAAGGCTTCAGCCCGCACCATGTGGCCACCTGGTGCCAGGAAACGGCCCAGGCCCTGCACCGGCATTACACGCAACACACCGTGCTGCATGCGGAAGATCCCGCTGTGGCCCTGGCTCGGCTCGCCCTGTTGCGCGCCACAGCCCAGGCCATCCGCAACGGGCTCCAGGTGCTGGGCGTGCACGCACCGGACCGCATGCCGTCCGCCCCTGCCCAGTAA
- a CDS encoding MlaE family ABC transporter permease produces the protein MPPTPPHSSLPVLPALGRAGIATVGNLGAVFLFLLDGLASGLASPRQLGRTVLQVYFIGVKSVFVVALIGLFTGMVLGLQGYYALAKVGSEGMLGSAVALSLIRELGPVLTAIMLTGRAGSSMAAEIGVMRISDQIDALEVMDIPPMAYLVGPRIWASLISFPLLTAMFDVIGILGGYLTGVKLLGVNAGVYFHRIHASVELSDVMGGFYKSLLFAVLVSTICCYQGYYTHLRRDGAGPESVGNATTSAVVLSCVATLVFDYVATSFLL, from the coding sequence ATGCCTCCCACCCCGCCGCATTCCTCCCTGCCTGTACTGCCCGCTCTTGGAAGGGCCGGCATCGCCACTGTGGGCAATCTGGGCGCGGTCTTTCTGTTTTTGCTCGACGGGCTCGCAAGCGGGCTTGCTTCGCCCCGCCAGCTGGGGCGCACGGTGCTGCAGGTGTATTTCATCGGCGTGAAGTCCGTGTTCGTGGTGGCCCTCATCGGCCTGTTCACGGGCATGGTGCTGGGGCTGCAGGGCTATTACGCGCTTGCCAAGGTGGGGTCCGAAGGGATGCTGGGCTCCGCGGTGGCGTTGTCCCTCATCCGGGAGCTGGGGCCGGTGCTCACGGCCATCATGCTCACGGGCCGGGCCGGCTCGTCCATGGCGGCGGAAATCGGCGTCATGCGCATCTCAGACCAGATCGACGCCCTGGAAGTGATGGACATCCCGCCCATGGCCTATCTGGTGGGGCCGCGCATCTGGGCCAGCCTCATCAGTTTTCCGCTGCTCACAGCCATGTTCGACGTCATCGGCATCCTGGGCGGATACCTGACCGGGGTGAAGCTGCTGGGCGTCAACGCCGGGGTCTACTTTCATCGCATCCATGCGTCAGTGGAACTTTCGGATGTGATGGGCGGCTTTTACAAGAGCCTGCTGTTCGCCGTGCTCGTCTCCACCATCTGCTGCTATCAAGGCTACTACACACACCTGCGCCGCGACGGTGCCGGCCCCGAAAGTGTGGGCAACGCCACCACCTCCGCCGTGGTGTTATCCTGCGTCGCCACCCTGGTGTTCGATTATGTAGCCACCTCCTTTTTGCTATGA
- a CDS encoding ABC transporter ATP-binding protein, whose translation MTTHAATPPDQPAGWSIALESLRLGYGETVVVESLSAQIPAGRITCILGGSGCGKSTLLKHILGLARPMAGRILLDGKDTAKLSRREFRHLRRRMGVLFQDGALLGSLTLAQNVALPLVEHSRLPKARIADIVHEKLTLVGLEEFKDYHPGQLSGGMRKRAGLARALATDPPVLLCDEHTSGLDPINAASMDALLKAMHQRFNATIVAVSHDLESVRILAEHVILLHEGRALYQGDVPGLLACDDPYVRTFLSRRPANF comes from the coding sequence ATGACCACCCACGCCGCCACCCCCCCGGACCAGCCAGCCGGCTGGAGCATCGCGCTTGAATCCTTGCGCCTGGGGTACGGCGAAACGGTGGTCGTGGAGTCCCTCTCGGCGCAGATTCCCGCGGGCAGGATCACCTGCATCCTGGGCGGCTCCGGCTGCGGCAAGTCCACGCTGCTCAAGCACATTCTGGGACTGGCCCGGCCCATGGCCGGCCGCATTCTGCTGGATGGCAAGGATACGGCGAAATTGTCGCGCCGGGAATTTCGCCACTTGCGCCGACGCATGGGCGTGCTGTTCCAGGACGGGGCGCTGCTGGGCTCCCTGACCCTGGCCCAGAACGTGGCCCTGCCCCTGGTGGAGCACAGCCGGTTACCCAAGGCGCGCATTGCCGACATTGTGCATGAAAAGCTGACACTCGTGGGGTTGGAAGAGTTCAAGGACTACCACCCCGGCCAGCTCTCCGGCGGCATGCGCAAGCGCGCAGGCCTGGCCCGGGCCCTGGCCACGGATCCCCCCGTGCTCCTGTGCGACGAACACACCTCCGGGCTGGACCCCATCAACGCCGCCAGCATGGATGCATTGCTCAAGGCCATGCATCAGCGCTTCAATGCCACTATTGTAGCCGTGAGTCACGATCTGGAAAGCGTCCGCATTCTTGCAGAGCATGTGATCCTGCTGCATGAGGGTCGGGCGCTGTATCAGGGCGATGTTCCAGGACTCCTGGCCTGCGATGATCCGTACGTCCGGACGTTTCTTTCCCGTCGCCCGGCAAATTTCTAG
- a CDS encoding ACP S-malonyltransferase, producing the protein MTSPATALLFPGQGSQEPGMGRDLADADAAIMDLWKRAEKISGLPLREIYWEGDDTAQADTRSLQPALTVVNLSIFLSLAEKFMALSPLPCVAGHSLGEFSALAASQALAVDDVLELVALRGRLMAEADPAGKGGMAAVVKLPREAVEEMVSTTRESLGKELLVANYNSPAQYVVSGEKAAVEALAPLAKERKGRLLMLAVSGAFHSPLMAEANKELAGVMQKRTWNTPKLPVFSNVTGGKITDADGIKAAMLQQMVSPVRWIELVQAMWDDGRRRFLELGPKNVLAKLVQGNLTADAASYEIHSLGKRDAVASLTL; encoded by the coding sequence ATGACCAGCCCTGCCACTGCCCTGCTCTTTCCCGGCCAAGGTTCCCAGGAACCCGGCATGGGCCGCGACCTGGCCGACGCCGATGCCGCCATCATGGACCTGTGGAAGCGGGCCGAAAAGATCAGCGGCCTGCCCCTGCGCGAAATCTATTGGGAGGGCGACGACACCGCCCAGGCGGACACCCGCTCTTTGCAGCCGGCCTTGACGGTTGTCAACCTGAGCATCTTCCTTTCCCTGGCGGAAAAATTCATGGCCCTGTCTCCCCTGCCCTGCGTGGCCGGGCACAGCCTGGGCGAATTCTCCGCCCTGGCCGCCTCCCAGGCCCTGGCCGTGGATGATGTGCTGGAGCTCGTGGCCCTGCGCGGCCGGCTCATGGCCGAAGCCGACCCCGCCGGCAAGGGCGGCATGGCTGCCGTGGTCAAGCTGCCGCGGGAAGCTGTGGAGGAAATGGTCAGCACCACCAGGGAGTCCCTGGGCAAGGAACTGCTGGTGGCCAATTACAACTCCCCGGCCCAGTATGTGGTGAGCGGGGAAAAGGCCGCCGTGGAAGCCCTGGCGCCCCTGGCCAAGGAACGCAAGGGCCGCCTGCTCATGCTGGCCGTGTCCGGCGCGTTCCATAGTCCCCTGATGGCCGAGGCCAACAAGGAACTGGCCGGCGTGATGCAAAAGCGCACTTGGAACACGCCGAAACTGCCTGTCTTCTCCAATGTCACCGGCGGCAAGATTACGGATGCCGACGGCATCAAGGCCGCCATGCTGCAGCAGATGGTCTCCCCGGTGCGCTGGATCGAATTGGTGCAGGCCATGTGGGATGACGGCCGCCGCCGCTTCCTGGAGCTTGGTCCCAAGAACGTGCTGGCCAAGCTGGTGCAAGGCAACCTCACGGCTGACGCTGCATCCTACGAAATCCATTCCCTTGGCAAACGCGACGCCGTCGCATCCCTGACGCTGTAA